The sequence GATAGTCCTTCAGCAGTTCACGGTGATCCACCATATCCATCACTGTGATCTGTGTGGGTGAAATAGTGAGATTTTTGAGAAGGAGCGGGAGCGTGCACCGGGCAACCCCGCCGAAGCCAAGGATGAGAATGCGACCGGTACATGGAACGCTGGAAGACACCATGAAAACCAGTGTACAGATATTTCAATGTTTGAAGAGACAAACACCAGGGCACTCGCTCCGCGCAATCGGCCAACCGACAAGCGCGCAACAAAAAACGCCACGCCCTTCTCTCAACATCACGCTATGCAGCGGGCGCCGCGGCCGGGCGTGCCTCTTCGACCAGCTTTTTGTAGAGCGCATCCATGGCATCCCGTGCAACCATTGGCGAATGGAATACGCCCAAATTATCCACCGAGATCGCCTGATCGGGGGGCCTGCCGAGCTTCGTGAGTATGACGTTATTGATCGTATTCACATGTGCCCACTTGTTCGCGCCCGCATCAGGATCAGCGGTGAGCTGGAAGTGGTCATTGGGCCCCATCGTCAGCTTGTTTAGGGCCGCTGCGAGGCCGTCTGTGCCGGGAATGGCCCGGAGACTTAGGAGGTCCTGAATGCTGTTGAGCTTCTGAAGGATCTCCGCCCTGCCCGTTTCAACTTCACGCTTCATCGCAGTGAGTTCCGTCACGTCTGCCTGCAGTTTGTCTCGCTCCTGAGCCAGATCGCTAATGCGCTTATCGAGATCCCGCAGCTCATTCTTCTGTAGATCCGTCGCGGTGGCGGCTGTCGCCGACGGCCGTCTCGACTCGGCAATACGCTGCAGAGCAGCGATGGAACCGGGGCCGGCGGCATCATTGAGAGCCTTCAGGCGGTCCTCCTTGCTCGTGAGCAGCTCTGATCCGGTTTTGGCGCCATCTGTCATCTCAGTGACCAGATTTCTGCGCCGTTCGGCACTGGAGGCATTCGATGCAGATTCGGCGCCCGGCTTGCCTGCTTCGGGCGATCCTGCGGGTCCTTTCTTTTCACCTGGGTTGATCATCTCTTTCATCTTCTGAACATTCAGAAGTACGAAACCGATCAGGCCCATGATCTTGCTGAAACCACGCTCCGCGGGCGAGCCCTCGAGCGCCTTGAGTTCAGGAGGCTTCTTAAAGATGCCATCCGGGTTGCTGGTATCGATGCCGCGCATCTGCATGCGTGCGAGCATGATGTTCTTGTCGACCTCTGATGCTTTGGTGGCGTCAAATTTTTCCAGCTCTTTCGCGGCACCATCCACGATGTCTTTGCGCTCGTCATCCGAAAGCTCGTTGCCCGTTTCCACCATGGTCTGGCGGAGTTGATTCACAAATTTATGCTGGTCTGCCGGCAGCTCCTTCATGAATTTCTGAAAAGCCTGATCGTTGGTGAGAATGGCCTTCTTCTCTGCCGGACTCTTGGCATCAAAGTTTTCGAAGAACCCCTGCGCCGTCGCAAGCTCGGGGCTGCCCTCTGTCATACTCGCCATCAGTCTCTCCGCAGCCGCCTTTAAATCAGGATTGGAAGAGAACGCCTGATCAATCGTGGCTTTCTCGTCTTCGGTGAGCGCGCGGCCTTTTTCTTTTGTGCCAGCGGGCGCCTCTGCGCCAATGGCCAGTTTTCCGTCGGTTCCCAAGGCAAATCTGACATCGGCTGGTGCGAATGCCTCATTCACCACCTTGAGGGGCTCGGGGGTCGCTACATTCACAAGTTCCTGATGGTAGGTATTCGCTGCGTTCACGAGTGCCGTTCGGTACCGCTCCTGCAATTGTGCGCTGTCCTCCGCGGCCCGCTGTACCTGAAAATCCGCCAGCTCCTCGGCTGCGTCGGGGTTCCCATCTTTCACCTTGTCGATTTGCTCCTGAATCTTCTTCTGCTCGGGGGTTAATTCCGCCGAAGGCGGCGCGCCAGCCGCACTTTCGCCGGGCGCGGCAGCCGGAGCGCCATCAACAAAAATCAGTCTCTGCTCCTTCTCTGCTCTGCATTGTGGATGAAACAGCATGGGAATTAGGGGGTGCTGAACGAAGATTCGATGGAGCGCATTTTCTGCTGGTCATTTTGGGAGGCCTTGTCCTCCACAAAATGAATGGCTCCGAGCTTGAATGAGCGCACCTGGGCCTCCTGCTCCTGCATGTGCCGGGCATAGCGCCTCTCATATTCCTCCATGGCCTTGGCATACCGCTCTCCGCGCGCCTTCTTCTGTTCGGGCGTCTCATCTTTGTACTTTTCTTTCGCCAAAGGGATCTGATCTGTGGTGAGTTCCGGCTCAATCTCCTGCATGATTTTGTTATAAATCTCCGCACCGGACTGCGCGACAGGAACCACGGGAACGCCTGCGGAAGACTGGGGGTTGGACATGGATATTGTTGTGGCTTCTTTTCTTTGTAATTATACCAAATTTCACAGAAATCTTCAACCTTCTGCGAAATGGCCTACTTCTTCTCTTTTGACTTGCCGCCGAGCATTTCCACCTCCTTTGTGAGTTCCAGAAGCCACTGCGACTCCTCGGCCCCCGCTCTCCTGGTCAGCTCCGCGAACGGCAGGTGCAGATTACTGCCCGAGATCTTCCACTGCGGATTCTCTTTGAGCAGCTGCATGATCTCTTTGGCCGTCACGCGGCCCGCCAGCGTGAGGACGATGAAATCTTCCCGCGCCTCATGTTCCATTTTGATGCGGATGACCCCTGCATGACGACACGCGAGTTTGAGCCGGAGAATAGCGAATAAATTTTTCACAGGAGTCGGCGGCTCACCGAATTCGTCACGCAGGTCTTCTTCGAATTCCTTCAGAATGGAGGCATCCTCACTGCCGGCAAGCTTCTGGTACACCGAAATGCGTTCCTGTTCGTCGGTGACGTAGAAGGAGGGAAGCATCGCCTCCACGGGAAGCAGGATCTCGGCCGAGATCTCCTCTTCCACCTCGCCCTTCTCGCCGGCCTTCATTTCCTCCACGGCCCCTTTGAGCATGCGCAGGTAGTGGCTGACACCCACGGTGTTCATGGTGCCGGATTGGCTGGCCCCCAGAATCTCGCCGGCTCCGCGGATCTCGAGATCGCGCATGGCCACCTGGAATCCGCTACCGAGCTCACAGGCCTCCACAATTGCCCTCAGGCGCTTCTTCGCATCGTCTTGCAGCTTCTGCCCGTGATAGAGGAAATAGGCGTACGCCTGCACCTTGCTGCGCCCCACACGACCTCTGAGCTGGTAGAGCTGGGCAAGCCCGAAATGTTCCGCCTCATCCACCACAAGAGTATTGGCGCGCGGAAGGTCGATGCCATTCTCGATGATGGTGGAACTCACGAGCACATCCACGTTGCCCTTCTTGAATTCCAGCACGCGCTCTTCGAGCTCGTCCGCTTTCAGCTGCCCGTGCGCCACAATGAACTTCGCCTCAGGAATCAGCATACGGAGCTTGTCGGCAAAAGCATCGATCGTCTCTACACGATTGTGGAGGATGAAGGCCTGCCCCTTCCGCTTTAATTCGAAGATGATCGCATGCCGGATGAGCGAATCGGAATAGCGCCGGACCTCGGTGATGATCGGCAGCCTGCCCGGGGGTGGCGTGGTGATGGTGGTGATGTCGCGAAGCTTGTGCAGCCCCAGATTCAGCGTGCGCGGGATGGGGGTGGCCGTGAGGGTGAGAATATCCACCGAGGCGCGCATCTCTTTGAACTTCTCTTTCTGCTTCACGCCGAAACGCTGTTCCTCATCCACAATCACGAGCCCCAGATTATGAAAGTGCACGTCCTCCTGCAGCAGCCGGTGCGTGCCGATGACGAGATCCACTTCCCCCTTCTTCAGTCTTTCGAGTGTTTCACGCTGTTCCTTGGCCGAGCGGAACCGGCTGAGCATTTCGATGCGCACATTGAACGGTGCCATGCGCTCGCGGAAGTTGTGGTAGTGCTGATCGGCCAGAATGGTGATCGGCGCGACCACGGCCACCTGCTTGCCACTCTGCACGGCCTTGAACGCGGCCCGCATGGCCACTTCGGTCTTGCCGAATCCCACGTCTCCGCAGATGAGGCGATCCATGGGGTGCCCGCTCTCCATATCCGTTTTCAGGTCTTCGATGGCCTTGCGCTGGCCCGGCGTTTCTTCGTACGGGAACGACTCCTCAAACTTGCGCTGGATATCGGTATCCTCGCCAAAGCCGTATCCTTTGGCCTTGGCACGCTTGGCGTAGAGCAACAGAAGTTCTTTGGCGATCAGTTCGGTTTCCTCCTTCGTCTTCTTCATCACGCGTTTCCACTCATTGGTTCCGAGACGCGTGAGAATGGGCTCCTGCCCCTCTTCGTAGACGAATTTACTGAGCTTGTCGGCCTGATCCACCGGCACGAAGAGCTTGTCGCCCTCGGCATACGTCAGTTCCAGATATTCGCGCAGCGTTCCATCCACTTCTTTCTGCGTCATCCCTTCGAAGTGCCCGATGCCGTGCTCCATGTGCACGACGTAATCACCGGGAACGAGCGAGGTGATAAAATCGAGGGCCAATTTCTGAATGC is a genomic window of Candidatus Peribacter riflensis containing:
- a CDS encoding transcription-repair coupling factor (superfamily II helicase) is translated as MQPSLLLGRDTHRELTELLKKERRLVISGASNETAKALLLSLLLEQNSQRTLLVTGREEEAEALQHWLQFFGQTTHILHPIENEEGEVLPDALQTFLQFTQGEESKNGIFLCSRETWDQSFPRFAELLDRMLTLTLGKEINFTKFVEDLIERGYQHGEDLYLSPGEYRRIGDVFDIFPIQSSHPYRVSFDMDRVEKILTVDPIDLSKTEDGGKEMQIFPLLYEETDLLVRQIPAKALLVIDDQDDVEFPMTATALRFTPFPETDDHHAHLRYLSVLKFYTLIDFLNDVKDKLTQKWAIFVVTKRIEELKGICKEEHVSCSTDLERTPGTLTLIGAGEDELLPHSLQNPDLKFALLTDREIFSLRKAGKQRSIQKLALDFITSLVPGDYVVHMEHGIGHFEGMTQKEVDGTLREYLELTYAEGDKLFVPVDQADKLSKFVYEEGQEPILTRLGTNEWKRVMKKTKEETELIAKELLLLYAKRAKAKGYGFGEDTDIQRKFEESFPYEETPGQRKAIEDLKTDMESGHPMDRLICGDVGFGKTEVAMRAAFKAVQSGKQVAVVAPITILADQHYHNFRERMAPFNVRIEMLSRFRSAKEQRETLERLKKGEVDLVIGTHRLLQEDVHFHNLGLVIVDEEQRFGVKQKEKFKEMRASVDILTLTATPIPRTLNLGLHKLRDITTITTPPPGRLPIITEVRRYSDSLIRHAIIFELKRKGQAFILHNRVETIDAFADKLRMLIPEAKFIVAHGQLKADELEERVLEFKKGNVDVLVSSTIIENGIDLPRANTLVVDEAEHFGLAQLYQLRGRVGRSKVQAYAYFLYHGQKLQDDAKKRLRAIVEACELGSGFQVAMRDLEIRGAGEILGASQSGTMNTVGVSHYLRMLKGAVEEMKAGEKGEVEEEISAEILLPVEAMLPSFYVTDEQERISVYQKLAGSEDASILKEFEEDLRDEFGEPPTPVKNLFAILRLKLACRHAGVIRIKMEHEAREDFIVLTLAGRVTAKEIMQLLKENPQWKISGSNLHLPFAELTRRAGAEESQWLLELTKEVEMLGGKSKEKK